The following coding sequences lie in one [Chlorobium] sp. 445 genomic window:
- a CDS encoding TIGR00159 family protein, with protein sequence MFPIEFQNPELLKVGFLSFTVLDAIDVALVTIVFYKVYQYIKGTVAAQIFIGLLVILAGSGVVSFFNLMSLNWIFSRLTSVWIIIVVILFQPEIRRLLLFLGQSRIFGQLFRQSSNDVVNETVAAVEDLLSRRIGALIVFARSVGLRLYIETGEELNARLSRRLLASLFYPNTPLHDGAVIIDNQRIEAARCILPLTQNETLSGNYGMRHRAAIGLTEVTDAFVIVLSEETGRISLAENGKLLQVKNLEDLRAKLLERLSPKSIRPKTVQEHVLAQ encoded by the coding sequence ATGTTTCCGATTGAATTTCAAAATCCAGAGCTGCTTAAAGTCGGTTTTCTTAGTTTCACAGTGCTCGATGCGATTGATGTTGCACTTGTTACGATTGTCTTCTACAAAGTCTATCAATACATCAAAGGCACAGTTGCAGCGCAAATTTTCATTGGGCTACTTGTGATTTTAGCAGGTTCAGGCGTGGTCAGTTTTTTCAACCTCATGTCGCTGAACTGGATATTCAGCCGTCTTACCAGCGTCTGGATTATTATTGTGGTTATTCTTTTTCAGCCTGAAATTCGCCGGTTGCTGCTTTTTCTTGGTCAGAGTCGGATTTTTGGACAGCTGTTCCGCCAATCCAGCAATGATGTGGTCAATGAAACAGTGGCTGCGGTTGAAGATCTTCTTTCACGACGCATTGGCGCTCTGATTGTCTTTGCGCGTAGCGTTGGGCTTCGGCTTTACATTGAAACCGGTGAAGAACTCAACGCACGGCTTTCACGCCGACTCTTGGCTTCGCTATTTTATCCTAATACCCCACTGCATGATGGCGCCGTGATTATTGACAATCAACGCATTGAAGCCGCACGCTGCATTTTGCCGCTCACACAAAATGAAACACTCAGTGGCAACTATGGCATGCGTCATCGCGCTGCGATTGGACTGACAGAAGTTACAGATGCTTTTGTCATTGTGCTCTCCGAAGAAACTGGTCGCATCTCGCTTGCAGAAAATGGCAAACTTCTGCAAGTAAAAAATCTTGAAGACCTTCGGGCCAAACTTTTGGAACGGCTCTCACCAAAGAGCATTCGTCCTAAAACTGTGCAGGAACATGTGCTTGCTCAATAA
- a CDS encoding X-Pro dipeptidyl-peptidase — translation MRQVSLLFSIVFFFAALALAQSDSTFIRENYQKAEYQIPMRDGVKLFTIVYTPKDAAPNKTYPILMQRTCYSVAPYGPSAYPNELGPSPIMMREKYIFVYQDVRGRYMSEGKWTNVTPHIPEKKSNTDIDESTDAYDTIEWLLKNIAHHNGRVGIWGISYPGFYTIASALCNHPALKAVSPQAPVSDFFYDDFHHHGAFTLQYFLTYPLFGIQTPQPTTEDWWASKMIAAPASQDGYKFYLNLGSLKNGDKFYSDNFFWKETVEHPNYDEFWQKRNIIQHLKDVKPAVLTVGGWFDAEDLYGPLTVYKTIEKYNPNTFNILTMGPFGHGRWARETGHTLHGDIYFGDSLATFYQREIEAKFFRHFLKEQGDGTVDLPEAYLFDTGKKEYRKFEKWPVPTAKKSALYFQSGGKLSFTAPSEAKAFSEYVSDPNKPVPSSEVEAEMFGFTPFLYMSEDQRFASSRPDVLVFQTDVLEKDITLGGELTARLFVSTTGSDADFFVKLIDVYPDTAQNHPYLPNKRVLMSGYEQLVRSEVMRARFRNSFEKPQPMKPNQVTEISFRLQDVLHTFKKGHRIMIHVQSTAFPLFDRNPQKYVPNIYKADEKDFIKATHRLFHDRKNQSRLEVEIID, via the coding sequence ATGCGACAAGTCTCTTTGTTATTTTCCATCGTGTTTTTCTTTGCTGCGCTGGCTCTGGCGCAAAGCGATTCCACATTTATCCGAGAGAATTATCAAAAAGCGGAATATCAAATTCCGATGCGCGATGGAGTAAAACTCTTCACAATTGTCTATACGCCTAAAGATGCCGCACCAAACAAAACTTATCCCATCTTGATGCAACGCACCTGTTACAGCGTTGCGCCCTACGGTCCTAGCGCTTATCCAAATGAACTTGGTCCTTCGCCGATTATGATGCGTGAGAAATACATTTTTGTCTATCAAGATGTGCGCGGGCGATACATGTCAGAAGGGAAATGGACAAATGTTACACCGCATATTCCTGAAAAGAAATCTAACACGGATATTGATGAATCTACGGATGCATACGATACCATTGAGTGGCTACTGAAAAACATTGCCCATCACAACGGACGCGTGGGAATCTGGGGCATTTCGTATCCCGGCTTCTACACGATTGCAAGTGCGCTATGCAATCATCCTGCACTGAAAGCCGTTTCACCGCAAGCCCCTGTCTCCGACTTCTTCTACGACGATTTTCATCATCATGGTGCTTTCACGCTGCAATACTTTCTGACTTACCCGCTGTTTGGGATTCAGACGCCGCAACCCACAACAGAAGATTGGTGGGCAAGCAAAATGATCGCTGCACCTGCGTCACAAGATGGCTATAAGTTCTATCTCAACTTAGGCTCACTCAAAAATGGCGATAAATTCTACAGCGATAATTTCTTCTGGAAAGAGACCGTAGAGCATCCCAACTACGACGAGTTTTGGCAAAAACGCAACATTATTCAGCACCTGAAAGATGTCAAGCCGGCGGTGCTCACTGTTGGTGGCTGGTTTGATGCTGAAGACCTTTACGGACCGCTCACAGTCTACAAAACCATTGAAAAATATAATCCGAACACATTCAACATTTTGACAATGGGACCTTTCGGACATGGCAGATGGGCACGTGAGACAGGGCATACGTTGCACGGAGACATTTATTTTGGCGATAGCCTTGCAACATTTTACCAGCGAGAAATTGAAGCAAAGTTTTTCCGGCACTTCCTCAAAGAGCAAGGCGACGGCACAGTAGACTTACCCGAAGCCTATCTCTTCGACACAGGCAAAAAAGAGTACCGTAAGTTTGAAAAATGGCCTGTGCCAACTGCAAAGAAAAGTGCGCTTTATTTTCAGAGTGGGGGCAAGCTATCCTTCACAGCGCCAAGCGAAGCAAAAGCATTTTCCGAATATGTCAGCGACCCCAACAAACCTGTGCCATCAAGTGAAGTAGAAGCCGAAATGTTTGGCTTTACACCTTTCTTGTACATGTCAGAAGATCAGCGCTTTGCATCGTCGCGTCCCGATGTGCTGGTGTTTCAAACCGATGTGTTAGAAAAAGATATCACACTGGGTGGAGAATTGACGGCGCGACTTTTTGTGAGCACCACAGGTAGCGACGCCGACTTCTTTGTCAAACTCATTGATGTCTATCCTGATACAGCACAAAATCATCCTTACTTACCTAACAAGCGTGTCTTGATGAGTGGCTACGAGCAACTGGTGCGCAGTGAAGTAATGCGTGCACGTTTCCGCAACAGTTTTGAGAAACCTCAGCCAATGAAACCCAATCAAGTCACAGAAATTTCGTTTCGCTTGCAAGATGTCCTGCATACCTTCAAGAAAGGGCATCGCATTATGATTCATGTGCAAAGCACAGCATTTCCGCTCTTCGATCGCAATCCGCAGAAGTATGTGCCGAACATTTACAAAGCTGATGAAAAAGACTTTATCAAAGCCACACATCGGCTCTTTCACGATAGGAAAAATCAAAGCCGCTTGGAAGTAGAAATTATTGATTGA
- a CDS encoding peptidase M50 produces the protein MNSRLLLDENGRLLAARNKDLPFWQRVGEQKYWLHLALFLITFTTTTLAGAQWVGKNIDITNFEILKKNFAYGLPFSATFLLFLTCHEFGHFFAAMYHCVRASLPYYIPMPPIPILLNIGTFGALIRTRERIPDSTSLFDIGVYGPISGFVIAFFVLLYGFATLPPIEYIYQIHPEYQTLGYIPEVRGALFTGKNLLYWLLERAFDSPRIPPMTEMYHYPFLFAGWLGCFVTALNLLPIGQLDGGHIIYAMFGRKKHRLIARVFLGIIIVLGLPTFAEWIVGVASLFGNIHFEGFGFPKWVYEVSWASWIIWAIILARFVKIDHPPVYDEHPLDSKRMIIGWISIVIFILCFTPVPFSQLP, from the coding sequence TTGAACTCTCGCTTACTCCTTGATGAAAACGGTCGCCTACTTGCAGCTCGCAATAAAGACCTACCCTTTTGGCAGCGTGTCGGTGAACAAAAATACTGGCTTCACCTTGCGCTCTTTCTCATCACTTTCACGACCACGACGCTTGCTGGCGCACAGTGGGTCGGCAAAAACATTGACATCACAAACTTTGAGATTCTCAAAAAGAACTTTGCATACGGTCTACCTTTCTCCGCTACGTTTCTTTTGTTTCTCACCTGTCATGAGTTTGGGCATTTCTTTGCTGCCATGTATCACTGCGTCAGAGCCTCGCTGCCTTACTACATTCCCATGCCGCCCATTCCGATACTGCTTAACATCGGTACATTTGGTGCCCTTATTCGCACCCGTGAACGCATCCCTGACTCAACAAGCCTTTTTGACATCGGCGTCTATGGTCCTATCTCTGGTTTTGTGATTGCGTTTTTTGTTTTGCTCTACGGCTTTGCTACGCTACCACCGATTGAATACATCTATCAAATTCACCCTGAGTATCAAACTCTTGGCTACATCCCTGAAGTGCGCGGCGCACTCTTCACGGGCAAAAACTTGCTCTACTGGCTTCTGGAACGTGCTTTTGATAGTCCTCGCATTCCACCTATGACTGAAATGTATCACTACCCATTCCTCTTTGCTGGTTGGCTGGGCTGCTTTGTTACGGCGCTTAATCTTTTGCCTATTGGACAGTTAGATGGTGGACATATCATTTACGCCATGTTTGGACGAAAAAAACATCGGCTCATTGCACGCGTTTTCTTAGGCATTATCATTGTGCTTGGCTTGCCGACTTTTGCAGAGTGGATAGTTGGTGTTGCAAGTCTCTTCGGCAACATTCACTTTGAGGGCTTTGGTTTTCCAAAGTGGGTTTATGAAGTCTCGTGGGCAAGTTGGATTATCTGGGCAATCATTTTGGCGCGCTTCGTCAAGATTGATCATCCACCTGTCTATGATGAACATCCACTTGACAGCAAACGTATGATTATCGGCTGGATTAGCATCGTTATCTTTATTCTTTGCTTTACACCTGTTCCATTTTCACAGTTGCCATAG
- the folP gene encoding dihydropteroate synthase: MQPVYSDKLIFRCRDHVLDLHERPRIMSVLNLTPDSFSDGGKFYHDEQIDLDRVVEAALQMVHEGADILDIGGESTRPGALPVSAQEEMRRVIPAIERLSKEVSIPLSIDTTKACVAEAALKAGASIVNDISGFCFDKDMPAVCAKFGAAAVVMHLRHKPQEMVWSYHDKTVYQDLIGEVKGALLQSLSLAEQAGIDNVAIDVGFGFGKTIAGNFELLRRLGEFKSLGRPILAGLSRKSFIGKVISRTADGVAPPSERLFGTVAANVIALMNGANILRVHDTKAAFDAIQVFLATERATS; encoded by the coding sequence ATGCAGCCTGTATATTCTGACAAGCTAATTTTTCGCTGTCGTGACCATGTGCTTGATCTTCATGAGCGTCCACGCATCATGTCGGTTCTCAACCTTACGCCCGACTCTTTTTCTGACGGTGGTAAATTTTACCACGACGAACAGATTGACCTTGATCGAGTCGTTGAAGCGGCTTTGCAGATGGTGCATGAAGGCGCAGACATTTTGGATATCGGTGGTGAGTCCACGCGCCCTGGGGCATTGCCTGTCAGCGCGCAAGAGGAAATGCGCCGTGTGATTCCAGCAATTGAACGGCTCTCGAAAGAGGTGAGTATTCCGCTCTCAATTGATACGACCAAAGCCTGCGTTGCTGAAGCTGCGCTCAAGGCTGGCGCCAGTATTGTGAACGATATTTCAGGATTTTGCTTCGACAAGGATATGCCAGCTGTTTGCGCAAAGTTTGGCGCCGCTGCTGTCGTTATGCACTTGCGCCATAAGCCGCAAGAGATGGTGTGGAGTTATCACGACAAGACGGTCTATCAAGACCTCATTGGCGAAGTGAAAGGTGCACTTTTGCAGTCACTCTCTCTTGCCGAGCAAGCGGGTATCGATAACGTTGCGATTGATGTTGGGTTTGGCTTCGGCAAAACAATTGCAGGCAATTTCGAGTTACTGCGTCGCTTAGGCGAATTTAAGTCGCTGGGTCGACCGATTCTTGCTGGACTTTCGCGCAAGTCGTTCATCGGCAAAGTTATTTCTCGGACTGCTGACGGCGTTGCGCCACCATCGGAGCGACTTTTTGGCACAGTCGCTGCTAATGTGATTGCCCTCATGAATGGTGCAAATATTTTGCGTGTTCACGACACCAAAGCAGCATTTGATGCAATTCAAGTTTTTTTGGCAACCGAGCGCGCTACATCATAA